In one Sphingomonas sp. AP4-R1 genomic region, the following are encoded:
- a CDS encoding serine hydrolase, with the protein MITRLFPILATAVLALAGPLAAKGLTPADVSLDHALQPFVDDRQIAGAVALVATKDRVLALTAVGKSDLATRRPMQTDDIFWIASMTKPVAGIALGILRDRDLIGFDDPVAKYIPEFEAIRNPAGAPLTIRELMTHTGGLGEQMQRPPHQTLADTAVMAARTPLRFAVGERWSYSTLGIDVLGRIIEIAGGMPLDRFLAKEIFVPLGMKDTSFWLTDAQLRRYARSYRKAEDGSLQPITIPYLYGTQPTDHARPPLIGAGLFSTAGDIARLYQMLLNGGAAGGVHILKPETIAELTRKQTGTLEARPGMPWGLTFSIVEDPARLEANASLSPGTFGHGGAFGTASWDDPRVGAVYVLMLQRAELPNPDNSGMRIAYQAAAAAIATGARARR; encoded by the coding sequence ATGATCACCCGCCTGTTCCCGATCCTCGCGACGGCGGTGCTGGCGCTCGCCGGCCCGCTCGCCGCAAAAGGACTGACGCCCGCCGATGTCTCGCTTGACCATGCGCTCCAACCGTTCGTCGACGATCGCCAGATAGCTGGTGCGGTGGCGCTGGTAGCGACGAAGGATCGGGTTCTGGCTCTCACCGCCGTCGGAAAATCCGATCTCGCGACCCGCCGGCCGATGCAGACCGACGACATCTTCTGGATCGCGTCCATGACGAAGCCGGTCGCCGGCATTGCCCTCGGGATCCTCCGCGATCGCGATCTGATCGGCTTCGACGATCCCGTCGCGAAATACATCCCCGAGTTCGAGGCGATCCGCAATCCTGCAGGCGCACCGCTGACGATACGCGAACTGATGACCCACACCGGAGGGCTCGGCGAGCAGATGCAACGTCCGCCGCACCAGACGCTGGCCGACACGGCGGTGATGGCCGCCCGCACGCCGCTGCGCTTCGCGGTAGGCGAACGCTGGTCCTACTCGACCCTCGGCATCGACGTACTCGGGCGGATCATCGAGATTGCGGGCGGCATGCCGCTCGACCGGTTCCTGGCGAAGGAGATCTTCGTGCCACTGGGAATGAAGGACACCAGCTTCTGGCTGACCGATGCTCAGCTGCGGCGCTACGCTCGCAGCTATCGCAAGGCCGAGGACGGCAGCCTCCAGCCGATCACCATTCCCTATCTCTACGGCACGCAGCCGACCGATCACGCGCGCCCGCCCCTGATCGGCGCCGGCCTGTTCTCCACCGCCGGCGACATTGCCCGCTTGTACCAGATGCTGCTGAACGGTGGTGCCGCCGGCGGCGTGCACATCCTCAAGCCGGAGACGATCGCCGAGCTGACCCGCAAGCAGACTGGCACGTTGGAGGCGCGACCTGGCATGCCGTGGGGCCTCACATTCAGCATCGTCGAGGATCCGGCAAGACTGGAGGCGAACGCAAGCCTTTCGCCCGGGACCTTCGGCCATGGCGGCGCCTTCGGCACGGCCAGTTGGGACGATCCCCGGGTCGGCGCGGTGTATGTTCTGATGTTGCAACGGGCCGAACTGCCCAATCCCGACAATTCGGGCATGCGCATCGCCTACCAGGCGGCGGCCGCCGCGATCGCGACGGGTGCCAGGGCCAGACGATAG